One window of the Fusobacterium animalis 7_1 genome contains the following:
- the coaBC gene encoding bifunctional phosphopantothenoylcysteine decarboxylase/phosphopantothenate--cysteine ligase CoaBC, which produces MKNILLGVTGGIAAFKSASIVSLLKKKGYDVKVVMTKNATNIIGPLTLETLSRNRIYVDMWDTNPHYEVEHISLADWADMVLIAPATYNIIGKVANGIADDMLTTIISAVSIRKPVFFALAMNVNMYENPILKENIDKLKSYGYRFIEVEEGLLACNYVAKGRMTEPEDIVAEIERYDIYSKIENFNTALKDKKVLITSGRTKENIDPIRYLSNNSSGKMGYSLAQAAIDLGAEVTLISGPTNLEIPKGLKSFVSVESALEMYEKVDEYFGDADIFIACAAVADYRPKEYKKEKIKKSDSDLILELVRNPDILFEMGKKKDNQLLIGFAAETNDIKENALKKLEKKNLDFIVANNASTMGNNTNTVEIIRKNKTSVKINQKNKIELAYDILKEIILDLKKVENEKK; this is translated from the coding sequence ATGAAAAATATTTTATTAGGAGTTACAGGAGGTATAGCAGCATTTAAGTCAGCAAGTATTGTATCACTTCTTAAAAAGAAAGGTTACGATGTAAAAGTTGTAATGACTAAGAATGCTACAAATATAATAGGACCTTTAACTCTTGAAACTCTTTCAAGAAACAGAATTTATGTTGATATGTGGGATACTAATCCACATTATGAAGTGGAACATATTTCATTAGCAGATTGGGCAGATATGGTTTTGATTGCTCCTGCAACATATAACATTATTGGTAAGGTAGCAAATGGGATAGCAGATGATATGCTTACAACTATTATTTCAGCAGTTTCTATAAGAAAGCCAGTATTTTTTGCATTGGCAATGAATGTAAATATGTATGAAAACCCAATTCTTAAAGAAAATATTGATAAATTAAAATCCTATGGTTATAGATTTATTGAAGTAGAAGAGGGTTTACTTGCTTGTAATTATGTTGCAAAAGGTAGAATGACAGAACCAGAGGATATAGTTGCAGAGATAGAAAGATATGATATTTATTCAAAGATAGAAAACTTTAATACAGCATTAAAAGATAAAAAAGTTCTTATAACAAGTGGTAGAACGAAAGAGAACATAGATCCTATCAGATATTTATCAAATAATTCAAGTGGTAAAATGGGGTACTCACTTGCTCAGGCAGCTATTGATTTAGGAGCAGAGGTAACTTTAATCAGTGGACCTACAAATTTAGAAATACCAAAAGGACTTAAAAGTTTTGTTTCTGTGGAATCTGCTCTTGAAATGTATGAAAAAGTGGATGAATATTTTGGAGATGCTGATATTTTTATAGCTTGTGCAGCAGTTGCTGATTATAGACCAAAAGAATATAAAAAAGAAAAGATAAAAAAATCAGATTCAGATTTGATTTTAGAATTAGTTAGAAATCCTGATATTTTATTTGAAATGGGTAAAAAGAAAGATAATCAGTTATTAATAGGTTTTGCAGCAGAAACTAATGATATAAAAGAAAATGCTTTAAAAAAATTGGAAAAGAAAAATTTAGATTTTATAGTGGCAAATAATGCCTCTACAATGGGAAATAATACTAATACAGTTGAAATCATAAGAAAAAACAAAACTTCAGTAAAAATAAATCAAAAGAATAAAATAGAATTAGCTTATGATATTTTAAAAGAAATCATTTTAGATTTAAAGAAGGTAGAAAATGAAAAAAAATAA
- a CDS encoding chromate transporter, giving the protein MIYLKLFYVFFKVGLFSFGGGYAILPLMQHEVVDVNKWISFKDFVDIVAISQITPGPISINLATHVGYRIGGVLGSTIATSSVILPSIIIMIIIVVFLKKFSKLPVVQRVFKALRVTVVGLILAAGIALFVKENFIDYKSYIIFASVLVGGLVFKIGSITLIILSGVAGVVFYYLI; this is encoded by the coding sequence ATGATATATTTAAAATTATTTTATGTATTTTTTAAAGTGGGACTTTTTAGTTTTGGAGGAGGCTATGCAATACTTCCTCTTATGCAACATGAAGTTGTAGATGTAAATAAATGGATAAGTTTTAAAGACTTTGTGGATATTGTTGCTATTTCCCAAATTACACCTGGTCCAATTTCTATAAATTTAGCAACTCATGTTGGGTATAGAATAGGTGGAGTTCTTGGATCTACTATTGCTACTTCAAGTGTGATTTTACCTTCTATAATAATAATGATTATTATAGTTGTATTCTTAAAAAAATTTAGTAAATTACCAGTAGTTCAAAGAGTTTTTAAAGCATTGAGGGTAACTGTTGTAGGACTTATTTTAGCAGCAGGAATAGCACTTTTTGTTAAAGAAAATTTTATAGATTATAAATCATATATAATATTTGCCTCAGTATTAGTAGGAGGTTTAGTATTTAAAATAGGAAGTATAACTTTAATTATTTTATCAGGAGTTGCAGGGGTAGTGTTTTACTATCTTATATAA
- a CDS encoding NADH:flavin oxidoreductase has product MEKINIFTDFKIKNIHIKNRIVLPPMVRFSLIGDDGYVTEDLIKWYGMIAKSGVGLIIVEATAVEESGKLRENQIGIWNDSFIKGLTKVANEIHKYNVPCMIQIHHAGFKEKISEVPEEELDRILKLFEEAFVRAKKSGFDGVEIHGAHTYLISQLNSKLWNKRKDKYGERLYFSKKLIENTKYLFDDNFILGYRMGGNEPELEDGIENAKILESYGLDILHVSSGVPNPEYKRQVKIENFPKSFPLDWIIYMGTEIKKHVKIPVIGVSKIKKESQASWLIENNLLDFVAVGRAMIYQDKWMEKARKDFSLRKKG; this is encoded by the coding sequence ATGGAAAAAATTAATATTTTTACAGATTTTAAAATAAAAAATATTCATATAAAAAATAGAATAGTTCTGCCACCTATGGTGAGATTTTCTCTTATTGGAGATGATGGTTATGTTACAGAAGATTTAATTAAATGGTATGGAATGATAGCTAAAAGTGGAGTAGGTCTTATAATCGTTGAAGCAACAGCAGTTGAAGAAAGTGGAAAATTAAGAGAAAATCAAATTGGTATTTGGAATGATAGCTTTATAAAAGGACTTACTAAGGTAGCAAATGAAATTCATAAATATAATGTACCTTGTATGATACAAATTCACCATGCAGGTTTTAAAGAAAAAATTTCAGAGGTTCCAGAAGAGGAATTGGATAGAATTTTAAAACTTTTTGAAGAAGCCTTTGTTAGAGCAAAAAAATCTGGTTTTGATGGAGTAGAAATTCATGGTGCACACACTTATTTAATTTCTCAATTAAATTCAAAACTTTGGAATAAAAGAAAAGATAAATATGGAGAAAGACTTTATTTTTCAAAAAAATTAATAGAAAATACAAAATATCTATTTGATGATAATTTTATTCTTGGTTATAGAATGGGAGGAAATGAGCCTGAACTTGAAGATGGAATAGAAAATGCAAAGATTTTAGAAAGTTATGGCTTAGATATCTTACATGTTTCAAGTGGAGTTCCTAACCCTGAATATAAAAGGCAGGTAAAAATAGAAAATTTTCCTAAAAGTTTTCCATTAGATTGGATAATATATATGGGAACTGAAATAAAAAAGCATGTGAAAATTCCAGTTATAGGAGTAAGTAAAATAAAAAAAGAAAGTCAAGCTAGCTGGCTTATTGAAAATAATTTATTGGATTTTGTAGCAGTTGGAAGAGCTATGATTTATCAGGATAAATGGATGGAAAAAGCAAGAAAAGATTTTTCTCTTAGAAAAAAAGGATAA
- a CDS encoding bifunctional riboflavin kinase/FAD synthetase, protein MIVVNDILTTDIDFNDTYVAIGNFDGVHYGHKKLINETVRAARENGKRAVVFTFANHPMEILFPEKKFDYINTNEEKLYLLESLGVDVVVMQKVDKNFLEYTPLEFVRILKNKLKVKEIFIGFNFSFGKGGVGKAEDLEYLAEIHNIKVTELPPVTLDGELVSSSAIRKKIANSDFDGAVKLLDHPMIIIGEVIHGKKIARELGFPTTNIKMDNRLYPPYGIYGAFLQVGDKNSKVLYGVVNVGCNPTLKHEMSLEVHILDFNREVYGEKVYIQIVKFMRKEKKFSSIDELKATIQADVDRWKLFKREMKYGRSYSKTQ, encoded by the coding sequence ATGATAGTGGTAAATGATATATTGACAACAGATATTGATTTTAATGATACTTATGTAGCCATAGGAAATTTTGATGGAGTACATTATGGACATAAAAAACTTATAAATGAAACTGTAAGAGCGGCAAGAGAAAATGGAAAACGAGCAGTTGTGTTTACTTTTGCAAATCATCCTATGGAAATATTATTTCCAGAAAAGAAATTTGATTATATAAATACAAATGAAGAAAAGTTATATCTTCTCGAATCTTTGGGAGTAGATGTTGTAGTTATGCAAAAGGTAGATAAAAACTTTTTAGAATATACTCCCTTAGAATTTGTTAGAATTTTAAAAAATAAACTGAAAGTAAAGGAAATTTTTATAGGTTTTAATTTTTCTTTTGGCAAAGGTGGAGTAGGTAAAGCAGAAGATTTAGAGTATCTTGCAGAAATTCACAATATAAAAGTTACTGAATTACCACCTGTTACATTGGATGGAGAGCTAGTTAGTTCATCAGCTATAAGAAAAAAAATAGCAAATTCAGATTTTGATGGAGCAGTAAAACTTTTAGATCATCCAATGATAATTATAGGTGAGGTTATACATGGAAAGAAAATAGCAAGAGAACTAGGATTTCCAACTACAAATATAAAAATGGATAATAGATTATATCCTCCTTATGGAATATATGGAGCTTTTCTACAAGTGGGAGATAAAAATTCAAAAGTTTTGTATGGGGTTGTAAATGTTGGGTGTAACCCAACTTTAAAACATGAGATGAGCTTAGAAGTGCACATATTAGATTTTAATAGAGAAGTCTATGGAGAAAAAGTATATATACAAATAGTTAAATTTATGAGAAAAGAAAAAAAGTTCTCTTCAATAGATGAATTAAAAGCAACTATTCAAGCTGATGTTGACAGATGGAAATTATTTAAAAGAGAGATGAAATATGGAAGAAGTTATAGTAAAACTCAATAA
- a CDS encoding AAA family ATPase, producing the protein MKEKKLLGTGISNFKDLIEYNYYYFDKTKYIEDICKNRGKTLLFTRPRRFGKTLNMSTLKYFFSLEKVEENKKLFKNLYISNSEYFSEQGQYPVIFISMKDIKESTWENCFKEIKLLIRGIYSDFEYVRSILNKSELKEFDKIWLDEENADYKNSLKNLCKYLYKYYTKKIVLLIDEYDTAIVNANIETYFDTEAKEFFRGFYSSALKDNEYLHIGILTGILRVAREGIFSGLNNLRVYDIFQDEFSSFFGLEEIEVEAALKYYEMEYKIKDVKKWYDGYRFGNSDVYNPWSILNYLENKKLESYWLGTSDNALIYDMLEKSDLDTFKDFEKLVEGKELEKVLDNSFNFNDFKKYSEGIWQLMVYGGYLRIKRKISQFEYIIDIPNYEIRTFFEKDFVKRFLKDTITFNKSILALLEGKIEKFEYELIQILKTSTSYFDFGQEEKLYHILFLGMLISLKNNYKVKSNLETGYGRTDILLIPFEKNKVGFVFEFKVAKAEDELEEKAKEALKQINEKEYDIYLKEEGIKNIYKIGMSFCGKKLKIEYEKKE; encoded by the coding sequence GTGAAAGAAAAAAAACTTTTAGGAACAGGAATATCAAATTTTAAAGATTTAATTGAATACAATTATTATTATTTTGATAAAACAAAATACATTGAAGATATTTGTAAAAATAGAGGAAAAACTTTATTATTTACAAGACCTCGTAGATTTGGTAAAACTTTAAACATGTCAACATTAAAATATTTTTTTAGTTTAGAGAAAGTAGAAGAAAATAAAAAATTATTTAAAAATCTATATATATCAAATTCAGAATATTTTTCTGAACAGGGTCAATATCCAGTTATATTTATTTCAATGAAAGATATAAAAGAAAGTACTTGGGAAAACTGTTTTAAGGAAATAAAACTTTTGATAAGAGGAATATACTCAGATTTTGAATATGTAAGAAGTATATTAAATAAAAGTGAATTAAAAGAATTTGATAAAATTTGGTTAGATGAAGAGAATGCTGATTATAAAAATTCTTTGAAAAACTTATGTAAATATCTTTACAAATATTATACTAAAAAAATTGTTTTATTAATAGATGAGTATGATACAGCAATAGTTAATGCAAATATAGAAACTTATTTTGATACAGAAGCAAAAGAGTTTTTTAGAGGTTTTTACAGCTCAGCCTTAAAAGATAATGAATATTTGCATATTGGGATATTAACAGGAATTTTAAGAGTAGCTAGGGAAGGAATTTTTTCAGGTCTAAATAATTTAAGAGTTTATGATATTTTTCAAGATGAATTTTCATCTTTTTTTGGCTTAGAGGAAATAGAAGTTGAAGCTGCTTTGAAATATTATGAGATGGAATACAAAATAAAAGATGTAAAAAAATGGTATGATGGATATAGATTTGGGAATAGTGATGTATATAATCCTTGGTCAATATTAAATTATTTGGAAAATAAAAAATTAGAAAGTTACTGGTTAGGAACATCTGATAATGCTTTGATTTATGATATGTTAGAAAAATCAGATTTAGATACTTTTAAAGATTTTGAAAAATTAGTTGAAGGAAAAGAGCTTGAAAAAGTGCTTGATAACTCATTTAACTTTAATGATTTTAAAAAATATTCAGAAGGAATATGGCAATTAATGGTTTATGGGGGATATTTAAGAATAAAAAGAAAAATATCACAGTTTGAATATATAATAGATATACCGAATTATGAGATAAGAACATTTTTTGAAAAGGATTTTGTAAAAAGATTTTTAAAAGATACTATAACTTTTAATAAAAGTATTTTAGCATTATTAGAAGGAAAGATTGAAAAATTTGAATATGAATTGATACAGATTTTAAAAACATCAACTAGTTATTTTGATTTTGGACAAGAGGAAAAATTATATCATATTTTATTTTTAGGAATGTTAATAAGTTTAAAAAATAATTATAAAGTAAAGTCAAATCTAGAAACAGGATATGGAAGAACAGATATTCTATTAATTCCATTTGAAAAAAATAAAGTAGGTTTTGTATTTGAATTTAAAGTTGCAAAGGCAGAAGATGAGTTAGAAGAAAAAGCAAAAGAAGCCTTAAAACAAATTAATGAAAAAGAATATGATATTTATCTAAAAGAAGAAGGTATAAAAAATATTTATAAAATTGGTATGTCATTTTGTGGTAAAAAATTAAAAATAGAATATGAAAAGAAAGAGTAA
- a CDS encoding chromate transporter: protein MKKNKIVEIFILFFKIGAFTIGGGYAMLSLIEDEIVNKKKWLGQEEFVDGMAIAQSTPGVLAVNISLITGYRIAGFLGMIVGMLGAVLPSFFIVLFLSQVLLAYGNHPIVVAIFNGVKPAVTALILISVYRIGKSANINRYNFVIPLIVAVLIKRFGVSPIVIIIATMILGNIFYILKEKREDGKK from the coding sequence ATGAAAAAAAATAAAATTGTAGAAATTTTTATATTATTTTTTAAAATAGGAGCATTTACTATTGGAGGAGGTTATGCAATGCTTTCTCTAATAGAAGATGAAATTGTCAATAAAAAGAAATGGTTAGGTCAAGAAGAATTTGTAGATGGTATGGCTATTGCTCAATCAACTCCTGGAGTACTTGCTGTAAATATATCACTTATAACAGGATATAGAATAGCAGGTTTTTTAGGAATGATAGTAGGTATGTTAGGTGCAGTTTTACCATCTTTTTTCATAGTATTATTTTTAAGTCAAGTTTTGCTTGCTTACGGAAATCATCCAATAGTTGTAGCAATATTTAATGGAGTAAAACCTGCTGTAACAGCTCTTATATTAATTTCTGTTTATAGAATAGGTAAGTCTGCTAATATAAATAGATACAACTTTGTAATACCACTTATTGTAGCTGTCTTGATTAAGCGTTTTGGAGTTTCTCCAATTGTTATTATAATAGCTACTATGATACTTGGAAATATTTTCTATATATTAAAGGAAAAAAGAGAAGATGGTAAAAAATGA
- a CDS encoding type II toxin-antitoxin system HicB family antitoxin, with the protein MATINYIAVVKQLESGKFLVSFPDFEGITTTAETEESIQDVAAGVIKTKLAELKKANIEAPEPKKIVDVSKDLKDGEFTTYVPVKESFDFKSTMTNLKDKESVKETAKEMTNKVNDFVNNVPEGKENLFAIGGGILSILNTLLLAVVTIKLPFFGNYSIGFFKGLSGIADYIKEAKNSQFILIFSGILFLAMAGFLIYSAFIKNKNFLKYSIFGNIALLIIFYIVLYVKLPSGELNKYISVSYFKILLYIISIGLAYLSYNALNKKEEIIEENVKPLGSVLEKEDNEEDKGE; encoded by the coding sequence ATGGCAACAATAAATTATATAGCAGTGGTAAAACAATTAGAAAGTGGAAAATTTTTAGTTTCATTTCCAGACTTTGAAGGAATTACAACAACAGCTGAAACAGAAGAAAGTATACAAGATGTAGCAGCAGGAGTTATAAAAACAAAATTAGCTGAACTTAAAAAAGCTAATATAGAAGCACCTGAACCTAAAAAAATAGTAGATGTTTCTAAGGACTTAAAAGATGGTGAGTTTACAACTTATGTGCCAGTAAAAGAAAGTTTTGATTTCAAGTCTACTATGACTAACTTAAAAGATAAAGAAAGTGTAAAAGAAACTGCAAAGGAAATGACAAATAAAGTCAATGATTTTGTAAATAATGTACCAGAAGGAAAAGAAAATCTTTTTGCCATAGGTGGAGGAATATTATCTATATTAAATACTTTACTATTAGCAGTAGTAACTATAAAACTTCCATTTTTTGGTAATTACTCAATAGGATTTTTTAAAGGCTTATCTGGAATAGCTGATTATATCAAAGAAGCTAAAAATTCTCAATTTATTTTAATATTTTCAGGAATATTATTTTTAGCAATGGCAGGATTTTTAATTTATTCAGCTTTTATAAAAAATAAAAACTTCTTAAAATATTCTATTTTTGGAAATATAGCTTTATTAATAATATTTTATATAGTTTTATATGTAAAATTACCTAGTGGAGAATTAAATAAATATATTTCTGTATCTTATTTTAAGATTTTACTTTATATAATCTCAATAGGATTAGCTTATTTATCTTATAATGCTTTAAATAAAAAGGAA
- the murJ gene encoding murein biosynthesis integral membrane protein MurJ, with translation MLKKSINTMIITMISRVLGLFRGTLIAYFFGASVLTDAYYSAFKISNFFRQLLGEGALGNTFIPLYHKKKKEEGEERSREYIFSVLNITFLFSFLVSILMIIFSSYIIDFIVVGFSDELKIVASRLLKIMSFYFLFISLSGMMGSILNNFGYFAIPASTSIFFNLSIISSAIWLTKYFDIDALAYGVLIGGILQFLVVFFPFLKLLKTYSLKIDFKDIYLKFLGIKLIPMLVGVFARQVNTIVDQFFASFLVAGSITALENASRIYLLPVGVFGVTISNVLFPSISRAAANGDKEDTNRRIVSALNFLNFLTIPSLFVLTFFSKDVIRLIFSYGKFNEEAVKITSECLFYYSLGLLFYVGVQLISKGYYAVGDNKRPAKFSIIAIIMNIVLNYLLIKNFQHKGLALATSISSGVNFFLLLFVYIKNYVKLDLKNIILTSIKICISSIIATCAAYYINNVILKLIVFSAVFLLQWAYPIYKYRERVFYKK, from the coding sequence ATGTTAAAGAAATCTATAAATACAATGATAATTACAATGATAAGTAGGGTATTAGGACTTTTTAGAGGAACTCTGATAGCCTATTTTTTTGGTGCTTCTGTATTAACAGATGCTTATTACAGTGCATTTAAAATAAGTAATTTTTTTAGGCAGCTTTTAGGAGAAGGAGCATTAGGAAATACTTTTATTCCTCTTTATCATAAAAAGAAAAAAGAAGAAGGAGAAGAAAGAAGCAGAGAATATATATTTTCTGTTTTAAATATCACTTTTTTATTCAGCTTTTTAGTTAGTATATTAATGATAATTTTTTCTAGTTATATTATTGATTTTATAGTAGTTGGATTTAGTGATGAATTAAAAATAGTAGCTTCAAGGCTATTAAAAATAATGTCTTTCTATTTCTTATTTATTTCGTTATCTGGTATGATGGGATCTATTTTAAATAATTTTGGATACTTTGCTATACCTGCTTCAACTTCAATATTTTTTAATTTATCAATAATATCTTCTGCTATATGGCTTACAAAATATTTTGATATAGATGCCTTAGCTTATGGAGTTTTGATAGGTGGAATATTACAATTTTTGGTTGTATTTTTTCCTTTTTTAAAACTATTAAAAACCTATTCCTTAAAAATTGATTTTAAAGATATTTATTTAAAATTTTTAGGAATAAAATTAATTCCTATGCTTGTTGGAGTATTTGCAAGACAGGTTAATACAATAGTTGACCAATTTTTTGCTTCATTTTTAGTTGCAGGTTCAATAACAGCACTTGAAAATGCAAGTAGAATTTATTTACTTCCAGTAGGAGTATTTGGAGTAACTATATCTAATGTACTTTTTCCAAGTATATCAAGAGCAGCAGCCAATGGAGATAAAGAAGATACAAATAGAAGAATAGTGTCAGCACTTAATTTTTTAAATTTTTTAACAATACCAAGTTTATTTGTATTGACATTTTTTTCAAAAGATGTTATAAGGCTTATATTTTCTTATGGAAAATTTAATGAAGAGGCCGTAAAAATAACCTCAGAATGTCTATTTTATTATTCATTAGGTTTACTTTTTTATGTTGGAGTTCAGCTGATAAGTAAAGGCTATTATGCTGTGGGAGATAATAAAAGACCTGCAAAATTTTCAATAATAGCTATTATTATGAATATAGTTTTAAATTATTTATTAATAAAAAATTTTCAACATAAAGGGTTGGCATTAGCTACATCAATTTCATCAGGAGTAAATTTCTTTTTACTATTATTTGTATATATAAAAAATTATGTAAAATTAGATTTAAAAAATATTATTTTAACAAGTATAAAAATTTGTATTTCATCTATAATAGCAACTTGTGCAGCATATTATATAAATAATGTAATTTTGAAATTAATAGTTTTTTCTGCTGTATTTTTATTACAGTGGGCATATCCAATTTATAAATACAGAGAAAGAGTTTTTTATAAAAAGTGA
- a CDS encoding segregation and condensation protein A, whose amino-acid sequence MEEVIVKLNNFEGPFDLLLNLIEKNKMKISDINISQLIDEYLEVLKVSKRENIEIKSDFIIIASELIEIKTLNLLNLDKDKEKETNLRRRLEEHKLFKEVVPKVAELEKEFNISYSRGESKRTIKKIAKDYDLTSLTTDDIFEVYKKYFASIDMSEVMELNLMKQYDIKEVMDNILMKVYSKKWLIDDLFLEAENKLHLIYIFLAILELYKDAKINIDNGEITKC is encoded by the coding sequence ATGGAAGAAGTTATAGTAAAACTCAATAATTTTGAGGGACCTTTTGATTTACTTTTAAATTTAATAGAAAAAAATAAGATGAAAATTTCTGATATAAATATTTCTCAATTAATAGATGAATATTTAGAGGTTTTAAAAGTGTCTAAAAGAGAAAATATAGAAATAAAATCTGACTTTATTATAATTGCCTCAGAATTAATTGAAATTAAAACTTTAAATCTTCTTAATTTAGATAAAGATAAAGAAAAGGAAACTAATCTTAGAAGAAGATTGGAAGAACATAAATTGTTTAAAGAAGTTGTTCCAAAGGTAGCAGAGTTAGAAAAAGAATTTAATATTTCTTATTCAAGAGGAGAAAGCAAAAGGACAATAAAAAAGATTGCAAAAGATTATGATTTAACTTCACTTACAACAGATGATATTTTTGAAGTTTATAAAAAATATTTTGCTTCAATTGATATGTCAGAAGTGATGGAATTAAATCTGATGAAGCAATATGATATAAAAGAAGTAATGGATAATATATTGATGAAAGTTTATTCTAAAAAATGGCTTATAGATGACTTATTTTTAGAAGCTGAGAATAAATTACATTTAATATATATTTTCTTGGCTATTTTAGAATTATATAAAGATGCTAAGATAAATATTGATAATGGAGAGATAACAAAATGTTAA